Genomic window (Neurospora crassa OR74A linkage group VI, whole genome shotgun sequence):
AGCACGCTCATGTCAGCAATATAATGTGACTATACGGAAGGTAGGAGGTCAGTAAGAAATTAGGCCAGCGCCGATGGAGTCGATCCATGCCATCAGACTCAGAAGCTGTATGGAAGAACCCATGGCTACAATGTGTACtacaccttcctcttccgtgTCACCACCGTTATTGCTGTCTTCAACTCTGCCattgtcatcatcgtcatccaaACAATGGCAGCCGTGTACTCGTCGTCTACCATGGCCACGTCCGAACGGAGCCGTCGCTCAAGACTCGATTCCACACTTGTTGACTTCTCTCCGGGCCTGGATACCGAGTCTGATCCCCTATTACGATCTACCAATCCGTTTGCCCGCGACCATGATTGTCCTTCACATGAACCGTACCGCTCCATCGCCACCGCCAACTCCTGCTCATTCTCCCATGTCTCCATCAGCCAGCAGTCCCAATCCCagccctccctcctccagctcaggCACAGAATCAACCGCAAAACagatctcctccttctcccgcTCCTCTCCACCCTCTACCTCTTCAATGGCCTCGACCGCGGCAACGTCGGGAACGCTCAGACGCAGGGGTTCACAGCGGATATCGGGTGCGAGCCGCGCGATTTGAACCTGGCTATCTCGGCATTTTGGGTCATGTTTGTTGCTTGTCAGCCGGTATCCGCTGCTTTTgggaggagatggggagGGAGAGTGTGGATTGTTGGAATCATGGTAGGTTTTTGAATTGTGATACAATCTGTCTGGCTCTTAGGATCGCGACGATGATGGATCGATGGAGTGAGATTTTGGGTAGAAACCAGAGTCGCGGATGGCTCACTGGCTCAATCTCTCTGAATTGGATCCTCAAACTGAATCCAGGAACACTTGACTAACACGCACTTTGTCTTTTTTGTCCAACTGTAGCTCAGCTGGGGAGCATTGACACTGTCTCAGGCCTTTATCAAAGGAAGAGGTGAGTTGATATTCATACTGTAGCCCTGCATGGCAGTTTTATCGAACTGCTCGAACTCCATCAAGTTACAAGTCTTTGGCTCATGTCTCCTTCCCAATCTCCAAACCAGTCACTACCTACTCTTTACATACCTCCACCCACTCACACAGTTCCCAAGGCTAACGTACTCACGAACCATAATAGGCTCGCTTCTAACCACCCGCCTTCTCATCGGCGCCTTCGAAGCCGGATTTTATCCCACGGCCCTCGCCTACTTGACAGTGTTCTATCCCCCTTATGACCTTGCTGTGCGCATTGCGCTGTTCTATGGACAATACGCGGTGGCAGGGGCGTTTTCTGGGGCCATAGGTATGTACAACGTCCCTTCCGTGTCTCCGTGAACCTTTCGACATGTCATCAGTGCCGCCGAAGGTGCAGTAATGATGGTGAAACCATGACTCAGCCCACCCTGTCGCGGCCAGCAGACGTTAACGTTGACGGGGACTGGTGTGCATGTGCATCCACGGCTCCATTCACATATGATCCCCGGCCATGGCCCATGTCCATCAACCCAACAATCATCTATGCACGCACCACAGTCACAGTATAAGTTGCTCTCACCCTGGGGATTCGCTCACTAACCGCGAGTGGACTAGCCTATGCTATATTCCGGATAGAGCACCCGACTTTGAAGAGCTGGCAGCTCCTGTTCCTCATTGAAGGTGGTGCGACGTGTCTTGTCGCACTGTTTGCATGGGTATGGTTGCCCGAGGGGCCGGAGAGTGCTTGGTTTTTGACAACGGAGGAAAGAGCGTTATTCAGGAGATGTCGAGTCGTAGATGGAGTTAAAGCTAGTAGTGAATGGGCAGAAGAgggcgatgatgaagagacCGGACATGGATATAGAGTGAACGGGAGATGCCATAATGACGATGAGACTGAGAGTCAGCGGATGGTAACAGGAggtgttgaagaagaagcatcCGGGCGTTTTGTAACCTGGCGAGAAGTTGTCGAAACTGTCCGTGACTGGAAGCTCtggttccttcttctttgcaacATTTGCGCCAGTGTCCCCAGCACCGCATTCTCGGTCTTCTTACCTTTGGTGGTAGAGGGGATGGGATACTCGGCCCTGCAAGCCAACCTGGTTCGTTGAATGATTTCTCATCTCTGCATCAGATTCCCGCACTCATAGTACATGTCCGCTAATACTCTCCGGCAAACAGATGTCAGTACCCCCCTTCGTCTTTGGCGCATTGGGCGTCTA
Coding sequences:
- a CDS encoding allantoate transporter, whose protein sequence is MAAVYSSSTMATSERSRRSRLDSTLVDFSPGLDTESDPLLRSTNPFARDHDCPSHEPYRSIATANSCSFSHVSISQQSQSQPSLLQLRHRINRKTDLLLLPLLSTLYLFNGLDRGNVGNAQTQGFTADIGCEPRDLNLAISAFWVMFVACQPVSAAFGRRWGGRVWIVGIMAFIKGRGSLLTTRLLIGAFEAGFYPTALAYLTVFYPPYDLAVRIALFYGQYAVAGAFSGAIAYAIFRIEHPTLKSWQLLFLIEGGATCLVALFAWMSVPPFVFGALGVYLFALSSDRSQERGYHIMAGLAISAVGLAGIVFTTSSSGKYMALCILLFGSYVPPPLTAAWLSNNTRSPNKRALVLGVNGWGNLAGVIGSWVFRIGSDHDEGHGQEDRGHGYREPLLITFGFVGIAIMGYWAYTEVLRWENGRMDEAEVGKMVEESSMKWDSENRCRTMHGEGKPSSRGHNL